The following coding sequences are from one Paenibacillus tundrae window:
- a CDS encoding pyridoxamine 5'-phosphate oxidase family protein, producing MRRKEFTVEEEQEIITFLDQCSFGFLGTISPDGQPRVTPLNFVYMDGCFYFHGSLAGEKMKQIKQNTSVSFTVAEEFSLIPSYFTDPELACPATSFFKSVMAFGQAEPVKDLEIKGRVLQRFMEKLQPQGGYVPIDAADSRYTGQLKAVAVVQITPERLTAKFKFGQNLSSEEFEDLSNKLEARNEGRDTETAEMMRKYCPFHQQ from the coding sequence ATGAGACGAAAAGAATTTACAGTAGAAGAAGAACAAGAGATCATTACCTTTCTAGACCAGTGCTCCTTTGGTTTTCTGGGAACGATCAGCCCGGATGGACAGCCTCGGGTGACGCCACTGAATTTTGTTTATATGGACGGCTGTTTTTATTTTCATGGCAGCCTTGCTGGAGAGAAAATGAAACAGATTAAGCAGAATACTTCGGTTAGTTTTACAGTTGCCGAGGAGTTTTCGCTGATCCCTTCCTATTTTACTGATCCAGAGCTGGCTTGTCCGGCAACCTCCTTTTTCAAAAGCGTTATGGCGTTTGGTCAAGCAGAGCCGGTAAAAGACTTAGAAATAAAAGGTAGGGTTCTACAACGATTTATGGAGAAGCTCCAGCCACAAGGTGGCTATGTCCCTATCGATGCAGCGGACTCACGTTACACTGGGCAGCTCAAAGCTGTAGCCGTTGTGCAAATTACGCCAGAGCGACTAACCGCCAAGTTCAAATTTGGTCAAAATCTCTCGTCTGAAGAGTTCGAAGATCTCAGTAATAAACTGGAAGCTCGAAACGAAGGAAGGGATACAGAGACCGCTGAAATGATGCGAAAATACTGTCCTTTTCATCAGCAATAA
- a CDS encoding aminotransferase class I/II-fold pyridoxal phosphate-dependent enzyme has product MNPLAEQLNESIQAGSSHVYSMLSQLGKEIYFPKEGILSQSAEAASLAKTYNATIGIALEGGVPMHLPVIQEKLSAFQPKDLYPYAPPAGKPELRSVWKEKMLKETPSLAGKSFGNPIVTNALTHGLSIVADLFADEGDAVIYPDKNWENYELTFGIRRHAQLVHYPLFDDQLNFNSAGLLEALLAQKDKGKAIVLLNFPNNPTGYTPGPEEADAIVNTIHQAAEAGVNVVVVTDDAYFGLFFENSIHESLFGKLAGIHPRVLTIKIDGATKEEFVWGFRVGFITYAHEDAAVLHAMEQKTLGIIRATISSGPHPSQTFVLDALKAPEFEAQKQEKFEIMKGRANKVKALLDSGKYGDVWEYYPFNSGYFMCLKLKEVSAEALRTHLLQQYGVGTIALGETDLRIAFSCIEESNLEDLFDTIYRGVQELQAT; this is encoded by the coding sequence ATGAATCCACTGGCTGAACAGTTGAACGAAAGTATTCAGGCAGGCAGCAGTCACGTCTACTCGATGCTGTCGCAGCTCGGCAAAGAAATTTATTTCCCGAAAGAAGGTATCTTGAGTCAGTCTGCTGAAGCAGCAAGTCTGGCCAAAACCTATAATGCCACGATTGGTATCGCCCTAGAAGGCGGAGTGCCTATGCATCTACCTGTTATTCAGGAGAAGCTGTCCGCATTCCAACCAAAGGATCTGTACCCATACGCTCCTCCTGCAGGCAAGCCTGAATTACGGAGTGTTTGGAAAGAGAAGATGTTGAAAGAGACCCCTTCATTGGCAGGTAAGTCTTTCGGCAACCCAATTGTAACGAATGCATTAACTCATGGACTCAGTATTGTAGCCGATTTGTTCGCAGATGAAGGCGACGCTGTTATATATCCAGATAAAAACTGGGAAAATTATGAGCTGACTTTCGGAATTCGCCGTCATGCTCAGTTGGTTCATTATCCACTGTTTGATGATCAGTTAAACTTCAACAGTGCGGGGTTGCTCGAAGCGTTGCTTGCTCAGAAAGACAAGGGCAAAGCCATCGTATTACTCAACTTCCCGAACAATCCAACAGGTTACACGCCAGGCCCCGAAGAAGCAGATGCGATTGTGAATACGATTCATCAAGCAGCTGAAGCAGGTGTCAATGTAGTCGTTGTAACAGATGATGCTTACTTCGGACTTTTCTTTGAAAATTCGATTCACGAATCCTTGTTTGGCAAACTCGCAGGCATACATCCACGTGTGCTGACCATCAAAATCGATGGCGCAACGAAAGAGGAATTCGTATGGGGCTTCCGCGTAGGCTTCATCACGTATGCCCACGAAGATGCTGCTGTGCTACATGCCATGGAACAAAAGACTCTCGGTATTATCCGGGCGACCATCTCCAGTGGGCCGCACCCTTCTCAGACATTTGTACTCGATGCATTGAAAGCACCAGAGTTCGAAGCTCAGAAGCAGGAGAAGTTTGAAATTATGAAAGGCCGTGCCAACAAGGTGAAGGCTCTTCTCGATAGCGGCAAGTATGGGGATGTATGGGAGTACTATCCGTTCAACTCCGGATACTTCATGTGTCTGAAGCTGAAAGAAGTCAGCGCTGAGGCACTCCGTACCCATTTGTTACAACAATACGGTGTCGGAACAATTGCGCTGGGTGAGACTGATCTGCGAATCGCGTTCTCTTGTATTGAAGAATCCAACTTGGAAGATCTCTTCGATACCATTTACCGTGGAGTTCAGGAATTACAAGCCACTTAA
- a CDS encoding YjcZ family sporulation protein produces MSGVEETRGGYGYGFGGFTNTGAILVLFILLVIITKSFLY; encoded by the coding sequence ATGTCTGGAGTTGAAGAAACAAGAGGCGGTTATGGATACGGATTTGGAGGATTTACAAACACAGGTGCGATTCTTGTATTGTTCATTCTGCTTGTAATCATCACTAAGTCGTTCCTCTACTAG
- a CDS encoding ABC transporter permease: MDLRLLWKQRRTGFWNKILPYLGYVIQSGVAMVFLFLIIAFSAWYTSFVQNIPAGFPIRWITLLLLTPLVLFSGYRTYLHPADIVFLRPQEHRMHEYLKNSFARGVIYKTLGMLLIFFTLWPLYVRADQNAKPFTWFLLLLLVWKGLSSYGAWQELRMVQVGASRAFRLLRWATAILAVAAWVWQPPARSIWFLLLLAAVYLVALRIPVKHRVAWERLIQVEQGQAGRVMRTLGWFVDVPSSGQKVSSRRWLSKWGSGLAWSAGKAYRYLITKTFIRTEVFSIVVRLIVLGMLLSWWTAGTYFGIGAYFVFLLLVGVQLGALRRSHAESFWIMIYPISGESRRSQVLGFISNLHALSALLMWLPMLSSGIGGITIAGVGLILGVLVIVLMRRSQSKKWLKEEEEE; this comes from the coding sequence ATGGATCTGAGGCTGTTATGGAAGCAAAGACGCACGGGCTTTTGGAATAAAATTCTTCCTTATCTGGGATATGTCATTCAGAGCGGGGTAGCGATGGTATTTCTATTTCTTATCATTGCCTTTTCCGCTTGGTACACCTCATTTGTACAGAACATACCTGCAGGTTTTCCGATTCGCTGGATTACATTGCTTCTGCTTACCCCTTTGGTGTTATTTAGCGGATATCGTACATATCTTCATCCAGCAGATATCGTATTTTTACGGCCACAGGAACATCGGATGCATGAATATTTGAAGAACAGCTTTGCCCGTGGCGTAATCTACAAAACGTTGGGTATGCTGCTCATCTTCTTTACGCTATGGCCACTCTATGTAAGGGCAGATCAGAATGCCAAACCTTTCACCTGGTTTCTCCTGCTCTTACTCGTGTGGAAGGGATTATCAAGCTACGGTGCATGGCAAGAGCTACGTATGGTTCAGGTGGGTGCATCCAGGGCATTTCGTTTGCTTCGCTGGGCAACCGCCATTCTTGCTGTGGCGGCTTGGGTATGGCAGCCACCAGCGCGCAGTATTTGGTTTTTGCTGTTGCTGGCGGCGGTCTATCTAGTAGCTCTGCGCATACCTGTGAAGCATCGGGTGGCTTGGGAACGTCTGATTCAGGTTGAGCAGGGTCAAGCAGGCCGAGTGATGCGGACGTTGGGGTGGTTCGTAGACGTACCTTCCTCAGGACAAAAGGTCAGCTCCAGACGCTGGCTTAGCAAATGGGGAAGTGGACTTGCGTGGAGTGCAGGCAAAGCGTACCGCTACCTTATTACGAAGACGTTCATTCGCACAGAGGTATTCTCCATTGTTGTACGTTTAATTGTGCTCGGGATGCTGTTGTCTTGGTGGACGGCAGGTACTTATTTTGGCATCGGGGCATACTTCGTGTTCTTGTTGCTGGTTGGTGTGCAGTTGGGGGCACTACGTCGTAGTCACGCCGAATCATTCTGGATCATGATCTATCCGATCTCAGGTGAGAGCCGCCGTTCACAAGTGCTGGGCTTCATTTCGAATCTACATGCGTTGTCTGCTCTGCTGATGTGGTTGCCGATGCTGTCGAGTGGGATCGGTGGAATCACGATAGCGGGTGTAGGGTTGATTTTGGGCGTGCTGGTCATTGTGTTGATGCGACGTTCGCAAAGTAAAAAGTGGCTGAAGGAAGAAGAAGAGGAGTAG
- a CDS encoding ABC transporter ATP-binding protein — MSNVQSPVLEISGLSGGYSAKRPVLHGIDLKVGRGEMVGLIGLNGAGKSTTMKHILGLMTPQQGEVRVMGKTREEDAQIYQSAMAFVPESPELYDEMTVMEHLEFTARAYGVSEADFKHRTEKLLDLFRMREKSTSLSTHLSKGMRQKVMIMCAFVAGPPLYIIDEPFLGLDPLGIRSLLDFMLEMKASGSSILLSSHILSTIENYCDRFIVLHRGQVIAHGTLEELRSQYGESNTTLEHMFYSLVQGRD; from the coding sequence ATGAGTAATGTTCAATCCCCGGTATTGGAAATCAGCGGGTTAAGTGGAGGATATAGTGCCAAGCGGCCTGTCCTCCACGGCATTGATCTGAAAGTTGGACGCGGAGAAATGGTCGGACTGATCGGATTAAATGGCGCTGGTAAAAGTACAACGATGAAACATATCTTAGGTTTGATGACCCCACAACAGGGTGAAGTCCGCGTAATGGGTAAGACAAGGGAAGAGGATGCTCAGATCTACCAATCCGCGATGGCTTTTGTTCCTGAGTCACCTGAATTGTACGACGAGATGACGGTCATGGAGCATTTGGAATTCACAGCAAGAGCATATGGTGTCTCGGAAGCCGATTTCAAGCATCGTACGGAGAAACTGCTAGATTTATTCCGTATGCGGGAGAAAAGTACCAGCCTGTCCACTCACTTGTCCAAAGGAATGCGGCAGAAGGTTATGATTATGTGTGCATTTGTAGCAGGGCCACCATTGTATATCATTGATGAACCATTCTTGGGGCTCGATCCACTTGGTATTCGTTCATTGCTTGATTTCATGCTGGAGATGAAAGCATCCGGATCATCCATCCTGCTCAGCTCGCATATTCTCTCGACCATAGAGAACTATTGTGATCGGTTCATTGTTCTGCATCGTGGACAGGTCATCGCTCATGGAACTCTGGAGGAGCTGCGTTCTCAATACGGAGAGTCGAATACAACGCTTGAGCATATGTTCTATTCCCTCGTACAAGGCAGGGATTGA
- a CDS encoding DEAD/DEAH box helicase — protein sequence MTNTFASIGVAEDLEKVLAGHGINEPSPVQAQTIPVILEGRDVVAKSQTGTGKTLAYLLPLLQTIKSDVKGTQKLIIAPTQELAMQIVREAQRYGEERKIGVLGLIGGAAVKRQIEKLREHPALVVGTPGRLKELITLKKLKMHNVSTIVIDEADQVFQLGGVSDVDFVLRSALRDRQLIFLSATIDEHTAGLAKREMKEPVHIGIEPERATAAGLEHFYFVEETRNKIDMLRRLVRQYNPDRAIVFVNATEDIGEVEAKMNHLGLSAAALYGDADKVTRSNVLSAFRNGKIQLLIASEVAARGLDIEGLPMVINYDPAFDSEHYVHRAGRTGRMGRSGIVLSIVDETQIFIMRKFARELGLELTERVLFGGKVLEADPRPDTRPEGHSFSRKPGSAKGRKPGQATRNGGARAAVSNQRDAGNKPAGNTGRTERNQDRKNKGAPKWSKGNTPRSEE from the coding sequence ATGACAAATACATTTGCTTCAATTGGCGTAGCAGAGGATCTTGAGAAAGTACTTGCCGGACATGGCATTAATGAACCTTCTCCTGTGCAGGCGCAGACCATACCAGTGATCTTGGAAGGGCGAGATGTCGTTGCTAAATCCCAGACGGGAACAGGCAAAACACTTGCTTATTTGTTGCCTCTTCTGCAAACGATCAAAAGTGATGTAAAGGGCACACAAAAGCTTATTATCGCCCCTACACAAGAATTGGCTATGCAGATTGTACGTGAAGCACAGCGTTATGGAGAAGAACGTAAAATTGGTGTGCTAGGCTTAATTGGAGGCGCAGCGGTGAAACGTCAGATTGAGAAGTTGCGTGAGCATCCAGCACTCGTTGTGGGAACACCGGGACGATTGAAAGAATTGATTACATTGAAAAAGTTGAAAATGCATAACGTCTCCACAATTGTCATTGATGAGGCAGACCAAGTATTCCAGCTTGGTGGTGTGAGTGACGTTGATTTTGTTCTGCGCAGTGCACTCCGCGATCGTCAGCTTATTTTCTTATCGGCAACGATTGATGAACATACGGCTGGCCTTGCGAAGCGAGAGATGAAGGAGCCAGTTCATATCGGAATTGAACCAGAGCGTGCAACCGCAGCAGGGCTTGAGCATTTTTATTTTGTAGAGGAAACACGGAACAAAATTGATATGCTGCGTCGTCTCGTAAGACAGTACAATCCGGATCGTGCTATTGTCTTCGTGAATGCTACGGAAGATATCGGTGAAGTTGAAGCGAAAATGAATCATTTGGGTCTATCCGCAGCCGCGCTATACGGTGATGCTGATAAGGTTACACGGAGCAATGTCTTGTCCGCGTTCCGTAACGGTAAAATCCAATTGTTGATTGCGAGTGAGGTTGCCGCGAGAGGATTGGATATCGAAGGATTGCCGATGGTTATCAATTATGATCCTGCGTTTGATTCAGAGCATTATGTTCACCGCGCAGGTCGTACTGGACGTATGGGACGAAGTGGTATTGTACTGTCCATTGTAGATGAAACACAGATCTTTATTATGCGTAAATTTGCACGTGAGCTGGGGCTTGAGCTTACAGAGCGTGTGTTGTTCGGTGGTAAAGTGCTAGAAGCAGATCCACGTCCTGATACGCGGCCAGAAGGGCATTCCTTCAGTCGGAAGCCAGGCTCCGCAAAAGGTCGCAAACCGGGACAGGCAACACGTAATGGTGGTGCAAGAGCAGCGGTATCGAATCAACGTGATGCTGGTAACAAACCAGCCGGTAATACAGGAAGAACGGAGCGCAACCAGGATCGTAAGAATAAGGGAGCGCCAAAATGGAGCAAGGGGAATACACCGCGTTCCGAAGAATAA
- a CDS encoding SDR family NAD(P)-dependent oxidoreductase has product MLKDQVVFITGASSGIGALCAQMLIEEGAIPILAARSRDKLEEIGASLNGQHELLTLDVTNDEQVQAAISNMLEKYGRIDILLNNAGYGKFAAMTEMTVQEFDEMMDVNYMGIVRCTKAVLPHMLKRGTGQIVNVASMAGKIGTAKSASYTATKHAVLGFSNALRQELRKTGVKVTTINPGPIDTPFFHRADPSGNYVNNVRWMMLKPEDVARHMVQAMKKRKEEVNLPRMASAGIWLYQLFPRLADRLSHGFMNQK; this is encoded by the coding sequence ATGCTGAAAGATCAGGTTGTATTCATTACTGGCGCGTCGAGTGGGATTGGCGCACTCTGTGCTCAGATGCTGATAGAAGAAGGAGCCATTCCTATCTTGGCTGCCCGTTCGCGGGACAAGCTTGAAGAGATTGGTGCTTCGCTGAATGGGCAACATGAGCTTCTTACGCTGGATGTCACCAATGACGAGCAGGTGCAGGCAGCGATAAGTAACATGTTAGAGAAGTACGGACGAATCGATATATTGTTGAACAATGCGGGATATGGAAAGTTTGCTGCAATGACGGAGATGACCGTGCAGGAATTCGATGAAATGATGGACGTGAACTACATGGGCATTGTTCGTTGCACGAAGGCTGTGTTGCCGCACATGCTGAAGCGTGGCACGGGACAGATTGTGAATGTGGCCTCCATGGCTGGCAAAATCGGAACGGCAAAGTCAGCTTCCTATACAGCAACCAAACATGCTGTACTCGGGTTCAGTAATGCTCTACGTCAGGAGTTGCGTAAAACGGGAGTAAAGGTGACCACCATTAATCCTGGGCCGATTGATACACCGTTCTTCCATCGTGCAGATCCATCTGGCAATTATGTCAACAATGTACGCTGGATGATGTTGAAACCTGAGGATGTTGCAAGACATATGGTTCAGGCGATGAAAAAGCGTAAAGAAGAAGTGAATTTGCCTCGAATGGCATCTGCCGGGATATGGCTGTATCAGTTGTTCCCACGTCTTGCGGATCGCTTGTCACATGGTTTCATGAATCAGAAGTGA
- a CDS encoding chemotaxis protein CheX yields the protein MKAEVINPFLESARNVFEQLIQVSPSTGSLGVKNVEYIADHVWIVIGMTGQMSGNIVFGIQESVALKIVSAMMGGFVITEMDDMSKSAISELGNMISGNASTILSNQGVVVDITPPQVMKSEHLTAFSATKALSIPLLMDGIGEMDIQVMIS from the coding sequence GTGAAAGCGGAAGTGATTAATCCTTTCCTGGAATCAGCACGCAATGTATTTGAACAGCTCATCCAGGTTTCGCCTTCCACCGGAAGTCTTGGCGTGAAAAATGTAGAGTACATTGCTGACCATGTCTGGATCGTCATTGGAATGACCGGACAAATGAGCGGAAATATTGTATTTGGCATTCAAGAGTCGGTTGCTTTGAAAATTGTTTCAGCCATGATGGGCGGTTTTGTGATCACGGAAATGGACGATATGAGTAAAAGTGCAATCTCCGAGCTTGGTAATATGATCAGTGGTAATGCAAGTACCATTTTGTCCAATCAAGGTGTGGTTGTGGATATTACACCTCCACAAGTCATGAAATCGGAACATTTGACTGCATTTAGTGCAACAAAAGCATTGAGCATTCCATTGTTGATGGATGGCATTGGTGAGATGGATATTCAGGTGATGATCTCGTAG
- a CDS encoding VOC family protein, whose product MISQVGQIMLYVNNQEQALQFWTEKAGFHVIAEESLSPEMKWYEIAATPDAETSLVLQDKQVVAKMSPGVNLGTPSLMFFTPNIDQLYQDFKDKEITVGELVDLPFGRVFNFADDEDNYFAVMERK is encoded by the coding sequence ATGATTAGCCAAGTCGGTCAAATCATGCTGTACGTCAACAACCAAGAACAGGCTCTACAGTTTTGGACAGAAAAGGCAGGTTTCCATGTCATCGCAGAAGAAAGTCTCAGCCCGGAAATGAAATGGTATGAGATTGCTGCAACCCCGGATGCTGAAACGAGCCTCGTTCTTCAAGACAAGCAGGTCGTTGCCAAAATGTCGCCTGGCGTTAATCTAGGCACACCTTCTCTTATGTTTTTCACCCCGAACATCGATCAGCTCTATCAGGACTTCAAAGATAAAGAGATTACCGTTGGCGAATTGGTGGATTTGCCTTTTGGAAGAGTATTTAACTTTGCCGATGATGAAGACAATTACTTTGCCGTTATGGAACGCAAATAA
- a CDS encoding LysR family transcriptional regulator codes for MNISQLETLITISKTMSFRKAGELLNLTQPAVSAQIKSLEDEFNTVLVDRNQPVTLTDRGQVFLEHAERMLDIVDELKQKLSDLDETPQGRIVLATTTSIAIQILPRVLSYFQDQFPLIKTSIQSLPSSQIYTQVENGLVDIGIGYLTERNPNLNTAVLYYDTFELVVSPAHPLAKQKHAAVDVLRNTPLILLSPDTVGRRFTEAVFKKYDIQPNIVMELSSSEEVKRMVEINLGAAVISKQSVAHELRQGTLRMIPLSELEVSHPVGVIYKSSRYLNSAMQQFLSDLKGMPETQFISSE; via the coding sequence ATGAATATCAGCCAACTGGAGACGCTGATTACGATATCCAAAACGATGAGTTTCCGCAAAGCGGGAGAATTGCTGAATCTCACTCAGCCTGCCGTCTCTGCCCAGATCAAAAGTCTGGAGGATGAATTCAACACCGTTCTTGTAGATCGTAATCAACCTGTCACACTCACTGACCGTGGCCAAGTATTTCTGGAGCATGCTGAGCGCATGCTGGATATTGTGGATGAATTGAAACAGAAGCTATCCGATCTGGATGAAACACCGCAGGGAAGGATTGTTCTCGCTACAACGACATCCATCGCCATTCAAATTTTACCAAGGGTATTGTCCTACTTTCAGGATCAGTTCCCTCTAATCAAAACGAGCATTCAGTCCTTACCGTCCTCACAAATTTATACTCAGGTCGAAAACGGTTTGGTCGACATCGGTATCGGTTATCTTACGGAACGTAATCCGAATCTGAATACCGCTGTGTTGTATTACGATACGTTTGAACTCGTCGTTTCTCCTGCCCATCCCCTGGCAAAGCAAAAGCACGCTGCCGTGGACGTATTGCGTAACACCCCGCTGATTCTATTGTCCCCTGATACTGTGGGGCGACGTTTTACAGAAGCTGTATTCAAAAAGTATGATATTCAACCCAATATCGTCATGGAGTTATCGAGTAGTGAAGAAGTCAAACGTATGGTTGAGATCAATCTCGGAGCGGCTGTGATATCTAAGCAATCTGTCGCACATGAGCTGCGGCAAGGTACGCTGCGAATGATCCCACTAAGTGAATTAGAGGTCAGTCATCCCGTCGGTGTCATTTACAAATCTAGCCGGTACCTCAACTCTGCTATGCAGCAATTTCTAAGTGATCTAAAAGGTATGCCTGAGACGCAGTTCATCAGTTCTGAATGA
- a CDS encoding histidinol-phosphatase has product MKFDLHTHHFRCGHADGNIRDYIDAGIEAGLQAIGISDHTPYFGSEEEQAFPRIAMAKSELRNYVEEVLSLKQEYAGKIDVLLGIESDYFPIHAKLYRDTLGQYPFDYIIGSVHHTEDVSIFNKTRWKGLSDARKVEVKTSYYSLIRESAQSGMFQILGHIDAMKGNYPSFSDIIADEAIDETLQVIAESNVAIEINTSGKTKLSGGWYPSDAILERAQHYGVKVTFGSDAHKPQRVGDELEEVRTRLLEIGFTEWVYFKQKQMQIVPL; this is encoded by the coding sequence ATGAAATTTGATCTTCATACACATCATTTTCGTTGTGGTCATGCAGACGGTAATATTCGTGATTATATTGATGCAGGTATTGAGGCTGGACTTCAAGCCATCGGTATATCCGACCATACGCCGTACTTTGGCAGTGAAGAGGAGCAGGCGTTTCCGCGAATTGCGATGGCAAAATCGGAATTACGTAACTATGTCGAAGAAGTCCTGTCACTGAAACAAGAATATGCGGGCAAAATCGACGTATTACTCGGCATTGAATCCGATTATTTCCCTATCCATGCGAAGCTGTACCGCGATACCCTTGGGCAGTACCCTTTTGACTATATTATTGGATCTGTTCATCATACCGAGGATGTCAGTATCTTCAATAAGACGCGGTGGAAAGGACTTAGCGACGCACGCAAAGTTGAAGTGAAAACGAGTTATTATTCCTTGATTCGGGAATCTGCTCAAAGTGGAATGTTTCAGATCTTAGGTCACATTGATGCAATGAAAGGCAACTACCCTTCCTTCTCCGATATTATTGCAGATGAGGCTATTGATGAGACGCTACAGGTTATTGCCGAATCGAACGTAGCGATTGAGATTAATACGTCAGGCAAAACAAAGCTTAGCGGAGGCTGGTACCCTTCAGATGCCATTCTCGAACGTGCTCAGCACTACGGTGTGAAAGTAACGTTTGGATCAGATGCTCACAAACCTCAGCGTGTAGGGGACGAGCTGGAAGAAGTGCGTACTCGCTTGCTGGAGATTGGATTTACCGAATGGGTATATTTCAAACAAAAACAGATGCAGATCGTGCCTTTGTAA
- a CDS encoding GNAT family N-acetyltransferase: MLTRKMLSQGLPVLWTERLVLRSLRQSDFGTLSELFSDPQIIRYVNRGNQPTPVRARRLLNQIRSSSAKLESLHYGICWKGREPLIGIISFQHWNEQQGTAQIGYIVSRSCWGLGIATEALRRMIEFGFTELNLSKVEARCYEANVSSERVLHKSGMTYERTLPSFGSVENDATSESNTLMDVKVYSMYREQQVQVPMKDNLQTVVFDKPQVT; this comes from the coding sequence ATGCTGACCCGAAAAATGCTAAGTCAGGGATTGCCTGTACTATGGACAGAACGCCTTGTGCTTCGATCATTACGTCAGAGTGATTTTGGCACATTGTCGGAATTGTTCTCCGATCCACAGATTATCCGCTATGTGAACAGGGGGAACCAGCCAACACCGGTTCGTGCCCGGCGATTATTGAATCAGATTCGTAGTAGTAGTGCGAAGCTTGAATCACTACATTACGGGATATGTTGGAAAGGTAGAGAACCGCTCATTGGGATCATTTCGTTTCAGCATTGGAATGAACAGCAGGGTACAGCGCAGATTGGATACATCGTGAGCAGATCTTGTTGGGGATTAGGGATAGCTACGGAGGCGCTGCGACGGATGATTGAATTTGGTTTTACGGAGCTAAACTTGTCGAAAGTGGAAGCACGGTGTTACGAAGCTAACGTATCATCTGAGCGTGTATTACACAAAAGCGGTATGACTTATGAACGGACGTTGCCTTCTTTTGGTTCAGTGGAGAATGACGCCACCAGTGAAAGTAATACGTTGATGGACGTTAAAGTATACAGCATGTACCGAGAGCAACAGGTTCAAGTACCTATGAAGGATAACCTCCAGACCGTGGTCTTCGACAAGCCTCAGGTGACATAG
- a CDS encoding metallophosphoesterase family protein encodes MERIAIVSDIHGNMTAWEAVLNDIRSRGLKRIFCLGDLVGKGPDPVQVVDRVRETCEQVVRGNWDELVAVNRDNENFTWQADKLGQERLDYLANLPFSHQFELSGRTVRLVHASPQSVYHRVQPWDELDKRIAMFDAPANEPELGQADIIGYGDVHNAYLQHLNGKVLFNVGSVGNPLDIPQASYCILEGESNRDINQAINIQFVRVPYDIEQEVRVAQQAGVPALELYIREIRTGVYRGLQEKSGTEE; translated from the coding sequence ATGGAACGAATTGCGATTGTATCCGATATTCACGGCAATATGACGGCATGGGAAGCAGTATTGAACGATATTCGGAGTCGCGGGCTGAAGCGAATCTTTTGTCTTGGCGACCTCGTAGGAAAAGGGCCTGATCCAGTTCAGGTGGTTGATCGGGTGAGAGAGACATGTGAACAAGTCGTTCGGGGTAACTGGGATGAGCTAGTTGCCGTGAATCGGGATAATGAGAACTTTACTTGGCAAGCAGACAAGCTTGGGCAGGAACGACTAGACTATTTAGCGAATCTTCCATTTAGTCATCAATTCGAGTTAAGTGGTCGTACCGTTCGTTTGGTACACGCTTCACCACAAAGCGTATATCACCGCGTACAACCATGGGACGAACTGGACAAACGCATAGCGATGTTTGATGCCCCGGCGAATGAGCCTGAACTCGGACAGGCAGATATCATAGGTTATGGCGACGTACACAATGCGTATCTACAGCACTTGAATGGGAAAGTTCTGTTCAATGTAGGGAGTGTGGGCAACCCACTGGATATCCCTCAGGCTTCGTATTGTATTCTTGAGGGAGAGAGCAACAGAGATATAAACCAAGCCATTAATATTCAATTTGTCCGTGTTCCCTATGATATTGAGCAGGAAGTTCGAGTTGCGCAACAAGCAGGGGTACCAGCACTTGAGTTATACATTCGAGAGATTCGAACAGGTGTTTACCGTGGATTACAGGAGAAAAGCGGGACTGAGGAATAA